One genomic window of Motacilla alba alba isolate MOTALB_02 chromosome 3, Motacilla_alba_V1.0_pri, whole genome shotgun sequence includes the following:
- the LOC119699101 gene encoding hormonally up-regulated neu tumor-associated kinase homolog: MSMAMKAGLDDKMTDTGNWDEILPEWEKNLKDIKMLAFFNEMLQETGKTFPHSKQVGNYLVGKMINKGSFAKVMEGLHIPTGEKVAIKVIDKRKAKQDYYVLKNMKREPRIHQMIKHPNIVQLYETLETDNSYYMVLELCLGGDLLDRICDKKRLMEQEVRRYTRQILSAVEHLHCQGIVHRDLKIENFLLDENNNIKIIDFGLSNTARFEGLSQELLRTQCGSPAYAAPELLAHKKYGPKVDVWSIGVSMFAMLTGTLPFTVEPFNIKQLHQKMLIGEISPIPSDISPGAVHFMQSLLEPNPAKRPGVKEAMKDKWLNEGFTSKIMNTAAYENRFCPSGLNPVVLNYMTNVMEFSLSEVINSLINNRPSPAMSSYCLLLKKLLRYQKDCKRVQREHEAEKHSINPDKQLNKESETKISPKAEMDTLGNLRNYDNRAFPSVLTLAVPNAVQEDEITIALENQENLSKVSQFAGGELVRCGPPKSPRKSKPCEPIYQPLLDSHKNQNGFEDLTGTRKPYLYKKSPSTPPNKQSPFSNVQAMPSASKVPARSLVENRIISRSPFPHQDMRFKDLLKAVYDNIHIPTQRQLDKDHADLLMIDSPQLSPFPRLQQATLSETLPRKISLLGAAQEHTDICPLVIVNGSKTPASPMAQQQKFTLRSMRQFKENPTHFFSRKTKKNFVPLRHIPTTTDVNLPVLCPPYQTRSGKKPETLRLNFA; this comes from the exons ATGTCCATGGCAATGAAAGCAGGCTTGGATGACAAAATGACAGATACTGGCAACTGGGATGAGATATTACCAGAATGGGAGAAAAACCTGAAGGATATAaaaatgcttgctttttttAACGAGATGCTCCAAGAGACTGGGAAGACTTTCCCTCACTCCAAACAAGTCGGGAACTACCTAGTAGGCAAAATGATCAACAAGGGCTCCTTTGCCAAGGTGATGGAGGGACTGCACATCCCCACAGGGGAGAAG GTAGCTATTAAAGTCATTGACAAGAGGAAAGCCAAGCAGGATTactatgttttaaaaaacatgaaGCGTGAGCCACGGATACACCAGATGATTAAGCACCCCAACATTGTTCAGCTATATGAGACCTTGGAGACCGACAACTCCTATTACATGGTGTTGGAGCTCTGCCTCGGTGGGGACCTCCTGGACAGAATTTGTGACAAAAAGAGGCTGATGGAACAGGAAGTAAGGAGATACACCAGGCAAATTCTGTCTGCAGTAGAGCACCTGCATTGCCAAGGGATTGTTCACAG GGAcctaaaaattgaaaattttcttcttgatgaGAACAACAACATCAAAATCATTG ATTTTGGACTGAGCAATACTGCAAGGTTCGAGGGTCTCTCCCAGGAGCTGTTACGTACCCAGTGTGGAAGTCCAGCTTATGCTGCCCCAGAACTCCTTGCTCATAAGAAATATGGTCCAAAGGTAGATGTCTGGTCCAT AGGTGTGAGCATGTTTGCTATGCTAACTGGCACATTACCCTTCACGGTGGAACCTTTCAATATCAAGCAACTACATCAAAAGATGTTAATTGGAGAAATCAGCCCTATTCCATCAGATATATCCCCTG GAGCTGTACACTTCATGCAGTCTCTACTTGAGCCCAACCCTGCTAAGAGGCCTGGAGTCAAAGAAGCAATGAAAGACAAATGGTTGAACGAAGGCTTCACCAGCAAAATAATGAACACTGCTGCCTACGAGAACAG ATTTTGCCCCAGTGGATTGAATCCTGTCGTTTTAAACTACATGACAAACGTTATGGAGTTCAGTCTTTCAGAAGTTATCAACAGTTTAATAAATAACAGACCCTCTCCTGCCATGTCTTCTTATTGCTTATTGCTGAAGAAACTGCTCAGGTACCAGAAAGACTGCAAAAGAGTTCAG AGGGAacatgaagcagaaaaacacagtatTAATCCTGATAAACAGCTGAATAAGGAGTCAGAAACCAAGATTTCCCCGAAGGCTGAAATGGACACTCTAGGAAATCTCAGAAATTATGACAACAGGGCATTTCCTAGTGTATTaaccctggcagtgccaaaTGCTGTTCAAGAAGATGAGATCACAATTGCATtggaaaaccaagaaaacttGTCAAAAG TTTCCCAGTTTGCAGGTGGAGAGTTGGTTCGCTGTGGGCCTCCTAAGTCACCAAGAAAAAGTAAGCCTTGTGAGCCCATTTATCAGCCACTTTTGGACTCCCACAAGAATCAGAATGGCTTTGAAGACTTGACAGGGACCAGAAAACCATATCTTTATAAGAAATCCCCATCCACACCACCAAATAAGCAATCTCCCTTTTCAAACGTCCAAGCAATGCCAAGTGCAAGCAAAGTACCTGCACGGTCCTTGgtggaaaacagaattattaGCAGAAGTCCTTTTCCTCATCAGGACATGAGGTTTAAAGACCTTCTGAAGGCAGTGTATGACAATATTCACATCCCAACACAGAGGCAACTTGATAAAGACCACGCTGACCTCCTCATGATTGACTCTCCCCAGCTGTCACCTTTCCCCAGGCTACAACAAGCTACCTTAAGTGAAACCCTTCCTAGAAAGATTTCCTTGCTGGGGGCAGCGCAGGAACATACAGATATCTGCCCTCTTGTTATAGTCAACGGTTCAAAAACACCAGCTTCCCCCATGGCCCAACAGCAAAAGTTTACCCTAAGAAGCATGCGGCAGTTTAAAGAAAACCCAACTCATTTTTTCAGTAGGAAAACTAAGAAAAACTTTGTTCCACTCAGGCACATTCCTACAACTACGGATGTAAATCTTCCAGTTTTATGCCCACCATACCAAACCAGGTCAGGTAAAAAACCAGAGACTCTAAGATTaaattttgcataa